CGTGTTTGTACTCCGCCGGATGGGTGACCGAGGCGATGATGTCGGTCGATTCGCCGGTCGACCGATGGGTCATCTTCTCGCCGCCGACGAGCAGCGTCATCTCGCTGGCGCCGCTGGCGATCGACTGCCAGGCGGCGTAGATTCCCGCGCCGCCGCTGGAACTCGTCTGGTCGATCCGTTGCGTGTACGCCGGCATCGCGCCGAGGTCGTGAGCGAGGGCGTTCATCACGCCGGTCATCCCCTCGAACTCGCCGCTGGCCATGTTCGACACGTACAGGTGGTCGACGTCGCCGGCCTCCGCACCCGCGTCCGCGAGGCACTCCAGCCCGGCCTCCGCGAGGAGCTCGAGGATCCACTCCCCCTCGCGTTGCCCGAACTTCGTCATCGACGCGCCGATCACCGCCACGCGATCCCCCGCTTCGTCGGCGGACTGCCGTCGGGACGGCATCACCGGTCACCTCCCGACGTCGACGGCCGGCGGGTTCGGCGGCGCGGTATCCGAGCGGCGGATCGGAAGTCGCTCGCCGCGCGGCCTCGAGAAGGAGTCTCCGGTCGCGTCGTTCGGGAGACGGTCATCGCTGTCCCCCTGGAATCAGCGACGGGTCCGGCCCCGCGGCGGGCGCGTCGCGGTCCGCCGCGTCGGACTCGACCGCGGACAGCCACTCGTCGACGGTGTACGTCCGCTCGTCGGCGGTGTTCGGCCGTTCCGTATACGGGACGACTCCGCGGAGGGCCGCCGGATCCGTCACGTCCCCGTCCGCGGACAGCGCGAGCGCCACGACCGGGACGCGAACGCGCTCGCGCGCGGCGGCCGACTCCGTTCCGAGCGGCGACGTCGGGCGTTCGCGTCGGCGAAATCCCGGCTCGATCGAACACCCGTTTCGGTCGGCCCAGCGCTCGAACGCGGCCACGAGTTCGCCCCGCGACGGCGCGCTCGCGGCGCCCGTTTCCGGCGGCCAGCCGGAGACCCGGTACTCGTCGATTCGCCCGGCCTCGCAGAGGGACTCCAGTCGTCCGACGACGCCGTCGACGATCTCGGCGATCGGGGCGGGGACGCCGGATCGAACGTAGCAGTCGATCCGGAGGTCCGCCGACTCGAGCGCGACGGCCGAAGACGGGGCGGGCTCACCGGCCGACATAGCCGTCCTCCGTCCGCCGAATGAAATCCCGATCGTCGAGCGATGCGAGAAGCGGCAAGAGCGTGAGTTTGGAGAGCCCTAACAGCTGCTGCAGTTGGGTGACCGTCGGCTCGTCCGTCACGCGGACGGCCAGATAGACCAGTTTGGCCTGCGGCGATGCGAGCTCGTTCGGAACTGTTAGTCGGCGTTCACTCGTGGACATCACAGCCACGTGCCACGGGTGCCGCCATAAACGTAGACTGAGACTGACACACATGGATTCGTGAAAATCAACAAATGAAAGCTCGATAATAAAGTGGTATTACCAGGGAATAGCTCGCGGTCGAATCCCCGTCGCGAGCCGTCTCGACGTGACCGCCGCGACTTTCGGCCGCCATCGGTGCGTCCGTCTCGGTTTCCCGACGTCGGGGCGATCGGCGTCGGTCGCTTCGCGTCCTCGACTCACCATCGATACGGGACCGCTCTGTGGATCGTCTCGAGTCGGCGGCAGCGTGCTCGAGTCGCGTGTCGGCGTCGTGTTCGTCCGCCTGCTCTCGAGCGCATCGGCCCGTCGCTCGCGGTCGCGACGCGCTCTCGTTCCGAACTCGTCGGTCTCCCGTGGTCAACCATCATTCTGGACGGCGCGCACGCCGCTCGGTAGTCACGGTAGTGCCGTCGCAGGTCAGATCAGAACTGTTCTGGCTGCCACCGGCGCCGCTGATCGAGTCGCGGT
This portion of the Haloterrigena gelatinilytica genome encodes:
- a CDS encoding HTH domain-containing protein gives rise to the protein MSAGEPAPSSAVALESADLRIDCYVRSGVPAPIAEIVDGVVGRLESLCEAGRIDEYRVSGWPPETGAASAPSRGELVAAFERWADRNGCSIEPGFRRRERPTSPLGTESAAARERVRVPVVALALSADGDVTDPAALRGVVPYTERPNTADERTYTVDEWLSAVESDAADRDAPAAGPDPSLIPGGQR
- a CDS encoding MarR family transcriptional regulator — translated: MSTSERRLTVPNELASPQAKLVYLAVRVTDEPTVTQLQQLLGLSKLTLLPLLASLDDRDFIRRTEDGYVGR